One Setaria viridis chromosome 7, Setaria_viridis_v4.0, whole genome shotgun sequence genomic region harbors:
- the LOC117865043 gene encoding protein RKD5 — translation MDMDAAVSTLTALSIFASTVEHAAFRSVHGYRVIGRKDGKWVRWERWVERQFVLSLSVPPCREVAVPAASPRILMAGWRGRPVFREGQTVGTWRCIVAFDSVAAVKPSSPPPPVLSPLVNPQLECLPNLYKDLQKVFQFQKVEKVPRRVLRDAKEQPIHSGEQEKTSDEADSSGSDSDGDTQSDKELAPSVQKQPRANRKHIDSITLVEIAQYFHLPIREASKTLKIGVSILKRKCRKYGIPRWPHRKIKSLDSLIQDLEYVLEDDPEEDGQQELLQMEEEKQAAAIKALTKRKKMLESEKETLQQKPALDLMTETKQFRDDVFKRRYRAKSAAIDMEMEMETE, via the exons ATGGACATGGACGCCGCCGTCTCCACCCTCACCGCGCTCTCCATCTTCGCGAGCACCGTCGAACACG CCGCCTTCAGGAGCGTGCACGGGTACAGGGTGATCGGGAGGAAAGATGGGAAATGGGTCCGGTGGGAGAGGTGGGTGGAGCGGCAGTTCGTCCTCTCCCTCTCCGTCCCGCCGTGCCGCGAggtcgccgtccccgccgcctcgccgcggaTACTGATggcggggtggcgcggccggccggtgtTCCGCGAGGGTCAGACCGTGGGCACCTGGCGGTGCATTGTGGCGTTCGATTCCGTCGCCGCCGTCAAgccgtcctccccgccgccgcccgtgctctCCCCCTTAGT GAATCCACAGCTGGAGTGTCTACCTAATCTGTACAAGGACCTGCAAAAGGTTTTTCAGTTTCAGAAGGTGGAAAAGGTCCCACGGCGCGTTCTCCGTGATGCAAAAGAGCAACCAATCCATTCTGGTGAGCAGGAGAAAACTTCTGATGAAGCTGATTCATCAGGGTCTGATTCTGATGGGGATACTCAATCTGATAaag AACTTGCACCATCAGTTCAGAAGCAGCCGAGAGCCAACCGGAAGCATATAGATAGCATTACTTTGGTTGAAATAGCGCAGTACTTCCATCTTCCAATCAGAGAAGCGTCGAAGACTCTCAAGATTGGAGTAAGCATACTGAAGAGAAAATGCCGGAAATATGGGATACCTCGCTGGCCTCACCGCAAAATCAAATCTCTGGACTCCCTCATTCAAGACCTTGAG TATGTGCTTGAGGACGATCCAGAAGAGGATGGGCAGCAGGAGTTGCTGcagatggaggaggagaagcaggccGCTGCAATAAAGGCCCTCACGAAGCGGAAGAAGATGCTGGAGAGCGAGAAGGAGACCCTGCAGCAGAAGCCAGCCTTGGACCTGATGACTGAAACTAAGCAGTTCAGGGATGATGTTTTCAAGAGGAGATACAGGGCCAAAAGTGCTGCCATcgacatggagatggagatggagacggagTAG
- the LOC117865044 gene encoding uncharacterized protein, translating to MCIAAWAWECHPAHRLLLLFNRDEYHSRPTQPAQWWAPGEDGKEILGGRDELGGGTWMGCTRDGKLAFLTNVREPGSLIGAKTRGQLPVRFLQGSQGPLEYAAEIAKEADQYNGFNLILADVNSGTMVYISNRPGDDPVIHTVAPGIHVLSNASINSPWPKALRLGQSFKKYLETHDDAEASVKQMVEELMMDTIKADTSMVPDTGVDPEWEYNLSSIFIDTAKGQARYGTRSMVALAAKLDGEATFYERYLENSLWKENIIQFQMEKAQQVLRGTTE from the exons ATGTGCATCGCGGCGTGGGCGTGGGAGTGCCACCCGGCGCATCGCCTACTCCTGCTCTTCAACCGCGACGAGTACCACTCCAG GCCGACGCAGCCGGCGCAGTGGTGGGCGCCGGGGGAGGACGGCAAGGAGATCCTCGGGGGCAGGGACGAGCTCGGCGGGGGCACGTGGATGGGGTGCACGAGGGACGGGAAGCTCGCCTTCCTTACCAACGTGCGGGAGCCCGGCTCGCTGATCGGCGCCAAGACCAGAGGGCAGCTCCCCGTCAGGTTTCTTCAG GGCAGCCAGGGTCCATTGGAGTATGCAGCAGAAATTGCAAAGGAAGCAGATCAGTACAATGGTTTTAACCTTATATTGGCTGATGTGAACTCAGGAACCATGGTTTACATCTCTAATAGACCTGGAGATGATCCTGTGATTCACACAGTTGCTCCTGGGATTCATGTGCTTTCGAATGCTTCAATCAATTCCCCTTGGCCAAAG GCACTGCGTTTAGGACAGAGCTTCAAAAAATATCTGGAAACACATGATGATGCAGAAGCTTCTGTAAAACAGATGGTGGAAGAGTTGATGATGGATACGATCAAGGCTGATACATCTATGGTGCCTGATACTGGCGTTGACCCTGAATGGGAATACAACTTAAGCTCTATTTTCATTGACACTGCAAAAGGACAG GCACGATATGGAACTCGAAGCATGGTGGCGCTAGCAGCAAAATTGGATGGTGAGGCAACATTCTACGAGAGGTACTTGGAAAACAGCTTGTGGAAGGAGAATATCatacagttccagatggagaaGGCACAACAGGTCTTGAGAGGAACTACAGAATAA
- the LOC117862599 gene encoding probable serine/threonine-protein kinase PIX13 gives MGNCLGSEEAELEAVKNVGRHGQTQAPARALPMAAPEPDPSMSSSSEHPSSRSPGSSMSSIATTRSGSSSSSLAAYPEGRILEAPNLRVFTFAELRSATRNFKPDTVLGEGGFGRVYKGWVDERTMNPTRSGIGMVVAVKKLNPESVQGLQEWQSEVNFLGRLSHPNLVRLLGYCVEDRELLLVYEFMPKGNLENHLFRKGGAFEPIPWNLRLRIAIGAARGLAFLHSSERQIIYRDFKASNILLDTNYNAKLSDFGLAKHGPTGGDSHVTTRVMGTYGYAAPEYVATGHLYVKSDVWAFGVVLLEMLTGLRALDTGRPAQQHNLVDWAKPHLADRRKLARLVDPRLEGQYPSKAALQAAQLSLRCLEGDPRSRPSMAEVVAALEEIEQIKVRPKGGGAPREERRGATARRARGPAGPAGRGAATTTTPRLQV, from the exons ATGGGGAACTGCCTCGGCTCGGAGGAAGCCGAATTGGAGGCCGTGAAGAACGTTGGCCGCCATGGGCAGACCCAAG CACCTGCACGGGCGCTTCCGATGGCGGCACCGGAGCCGGACCCTTCGATGAGCTCATCATCGGAGCACCCGAGCAGCAGGTCCCCGGGGTCGTCCATGAGCAGCATCGCGACGACCcggagcggcagcagcagcagcagcctggcCGCGTACCCGGAGGGCCGGATCCTGGAGGCGCCCAACCTGCGCGTCTTCACCTTCGCGGAGCTCCGGTCGGCGACGCGCAACTTCAAGCCCGACACGGTGCTCGGCGAGGGCGGGTTCGGGCGGGTGTACAAGGGCTGGGTCGACGAGCGGACCATGAACCCCACGCGCTCCGGCATCGGCATGGTCGTCGCCGTCAAGAAGCTCAACCCCGAGAGCGTGCAGGGCCTCCAGGAGTGGCAG TCGGAGGTGAACTTTCTCGGGAGGCTGTCGCATCCGAACCTGGTGAGGCTGCTGGGGTACTGCGTGGAGGACAGGGAGCTGCTGCTCGTGTACGAGTTCATGCCCAAAGGCAACCTCGAGAATCATCTCTTTAGAA AGGGTGGAGCCTTCGAACCCATCCCCTGGAACCTTCGGCTTCGGATAGCCATTGGTGCGGCCCGTGGTCTCGCGTTCCTCCACTCATCGGAGAGGCAGATCATCTACCGAGACTTCAAGGCTTCCAATATTCTCCTCGACACG AATTACAACGCCAAGCTCTCGGATTTCGGCCTCGCCAAGCACGGCCCTACCGGCGGCGACAGCCACGTCACGACGCGCGTCATGGGCACGTACGGCTACGCTGCCCCGGAGTACGTCGCCACAG GGCACCTGTACGTGAAGAGCGACGTGTGGGCCTTCGGCGTGGTGCTGCTGGAGATGCTGACGGGCCTGCGCGCGCTGGACACGGGCCGCCCCGCGCAGCAGCACAACCTGGTGGACTGGGCCAAGCCGCACCTGGCGGACCGGCGGAAGCTGGCCCGGCTGGTCGACCCGAGGCTCGAGGGCCAGTACCCGTCCAAGGCCGCGCTGCAGGCGGCCCAGCTCTCGCTGCGCTGCCTCGAGGGGGACCCCAGGAGCCGGCCATCCATGGCCGAGGTCGTCGCTGCGCTCGAGGAGATCGAGCAGATCAAGGTGCGGcccaagggcggcggcgcgccgcgggaggagcggcggggcgcAACCGCTCGTCGCGCCCGAGGTCCGGCGGGTCCGGCCGGGCGGGgagcagccaccaccaccactccccGTCTCCAAGTATGA